The Plasmodium vinckei vinckei genome assembly, chromosome: PVVCY_08 genome contains the following window.
TCATCTTAAGTTTGATCATGCCAAGTTAGATAAATAGGTAACTATGCAGcgtttttaaaaagttaagtatataaagaaaaataaaaaggaataaaaaatagtaggcaataaataaataagtatatattgTGGAAAAACATTCTACAAGAATGTGTTAGTATAATTACATCTTTATTGAAAAGATGCTAACATTTTGAGGTTAGTAATCGAAATACATTTGAGTATTAGTGACAGTATATTCTTCAACAAAAAGCTTGGTTATGTTTAAAATTCTTATGAGACCACCACTAcaattatcattatatatagcatATTTAACACAACTTAAAATGAGATCAAAacattctttttttgtcatattttttttatatttatcttgTAAATAAGattgaatataaatacttCCACTTCCACTAACTGCATAATCATAACTCTGAATTATACTaccatttaaattaatagaatataattgttgttttttcattttatcgTAACCACCAAATATTAAACCgcatgataaaaaattattgtttgcataaataagtttttttgttatatatgcaaCATTTTCTACTAATGGATTATAATCCATAAATTTAtcatcataataatatttattttgagcTATtacattatcattatttatattattaatttggtTGACATCAATATCTTCATCAATTATATCATctgttattatttcatcttCATGAAATCTACCTTTTTTACGATTTTCACTTTTCATAGATGCAcaataatgttttattatttcaattACTTTTTGGCTATGTGCAGATGTACCACTTCtacatacataaatattttcattgattctatttatttttcttgaACACTTATTACTAACAAAAGTTCCAGATGATGTTCGAGCATCACAAGCTAGCATAACACCATGCtcatatattattcctATAATTGTTGTACCATCAGATATAGGCGTCCTAATATCATACTCATTATTAATTGAGTCTTggtttattttatacatgTTCATGGGTTCTACCTCCATCTTTTCCGCGATGAagcataaattatataggAAGTATAAGTCgtgaaaaataaacaaaattaacgAAGGAGCCTTCTACCAATTTATGGCTTCGAATTTtgtgtgtattttttttttttttttttttttttcggtTTCGACTTGCTTACTATAATGTAAAAGTGAGGAGGGGAAATGTGTATAggttgaaaataaaaaaaggtatagctattatatttgcatatatgtTGACTTTTTAATGGGTACCTTTTGTCGTACGAAGGAAATGCTTTAAAAGGTTCTTCAAACTAAAAAGTTATTTTAGTAAGCCTTTATAGTTTTGATATAAATGTAgaaattgttatttttagttTTATCACCCTATAAGAATATActattaaatgaaaattctaaataggaataataatatttatttagaGAATgataagataaaaaaaaataataacttattgataattcatttatttactATGTACAAGTTTGATTTactcaaatattttttttaaacatttttttatataagaagaaaaataattaaacaaaaaatattatattcttataaatatatttttttataagaggaataatatataacactTTCACTATTTGCATTAAGCATATGTAATAgggaaaaagaaaaaataaagaaaaataaatacactgtatatgtgcatataccttacattatttttttctaacccttttattatattgaatGGGTTTATAGcaatttttgtaatttactatatttattaaatttgttaCATCAATttacttttcttttttttcctttacattattttgcaataaatttacaccatatttttaccagtcaaatatatgtaatatttatatatatataatatagtgtttacttttttatctttCTAACTTTTTATAGTTATAATTATTGTGACAACAGAGCTAAATACacagtttattttttttcgaaggaaatgccatttttattatataaaaaattttaacattaaaaaaaaaaattataaatagttATATCAAAAATGAACGAAAAATAGTTATTTAACTtggtaaaatataaagcattttttttcatctttaaCATTCTtagtaaaagaaaatagCTACCTGCCATTTACATTCCCCTCTACAAAAAATTGAGAGGCATGTGTGTATCCTTacatatgtaaaatatacatatattatagtCCATTATCGATATACAAGTCTTTATAATTTACCAGTTCATTCTTTATCTTTATCCGAAATATCATCAGAGAATACTGAGTCCCActcatcattatttttagcCACCATACTCTTGATAAGAAATATGTAAAgcatacaaatatttatgcaaacttaattatatggaaaaaattatgaacacACGGAATACAAAAAAGTTTGCACAGATACATGTTGCTATGCGTATTACCATTATTTGATCAAcgacatttttttcatcaacatctcttaaatttataacttTCTTATTATTTCCAATAACTTCTAATACTCCTGGAATAGATctatgataattttttttatgtaaattgGTTGGATGTGTCAAATTCCACTATtacatttaatattataattatttttgtttgattgatgaaaaggaataaaaaaataattgacTTACCTTAAATACTCTTTtactttttctttaaaaggGTGTGTatctatttcttttatttcaaataaatttgattGTTCATCATAAACTTGATTATTACT
Protein-coding sequences here:
- a CDS encoding proteasome subunit beta type-6, putative codes for the protein MEVEPMNMYKINQDSINNEYDIRTPISDGTTIIGIIYEHGVMLACDARTSSGTFVSNKCSRKINRINENIYVCRSGTSAHSQKVIEIIKHYCASMKSENRKKGRFHEDEIITDDIIDEDIDVNQINNINNDNVIAQNKYYYDDKFMDYNPLVENVAYITKKLIYANNNFLSCGLIFGGYDKMKKQQLYSINLNGSIIQSYDYAVSGSGSIYIQSYLQDKYKKNMTKKECFDLILSCVKYAIYNDNCSGGLIRILNITKLFVEEYTVTNTQMYFDY